One Aegilops tauschii subsp. strangulata cultivar AL8/78 chromosome 2, Aet v6.0, whole genome shotgun sequence genomic window, GCAATTAGTCTCACCATTGGCTCCCTTCAGTACAGTCTGGAGAAGGGAGCAGCAAAAGCTGAATTTACTGACAGTGAGTTTTCAGTCAATATCCTCCCATCTGAAAATAGACAGGTTTTTCTCTACTATAACACATCCTTTGAAGTTTCAACCTATTAAGACTGTTTGTAAACCTCATAGGTATCATCAATGCTTAGCTGACATATAGTTTTACTGAAATCTGCTACATTGACATTGTAGAAGAGACACTAGTTGTTAGACTAAAAATAATTTTACCTTGAGGCCTTGATCTGCCGTACCCTGTTTTTCACATATTTTGTAGACTTTGTTTTGTTGGTTTGTCTCTTGGTACTACAGAAAAATCTTTCAACTTAAGAAGGTACTGGGGGCTGACATATATAGCCAACTGCTGCTAAATGAGCTTCCGTTTAAAAGTTTAAGTTATCTAGTTTTCCGTTCAAACTCATATAGGTGTTCATAAGTAAAATGTGCAATCAAGCCTAACTCTTTGATATTGCAATTATAGTGCCAGCGCTTCGTGGGAAGGATTATGGAAAGACGAAAATGAGTTATCCAGATTACACTGAAACAGAATCAGGCCTCCAATACAAGGTGCTTACACTGCCATTCGATGGTTCCTGCATAATACTCAAAAGTTCAGATTTGTTAGGTTCACAATTCTCATGAGGAATTACAGGACTTGCGAGTTGGAGAGGGCCCATCCCCAAAGAAGGGAGAGACAGTAGTGGTGAGTAGCAAGCATCACATTTGCATCGGATTCTAGGTCATTTTGCATGTATGTTCTTCAGCTTTATTTGTTGAGGTGTGCAACCACGATGTTGACTTGGGTTTGTGAATGCACATCAGATTGATTGGGATGGGTACACAATTGGATACTACGGTCGCATTTTTGAAGCTCGAAACAAGACCAAAGGTGGTTCTTTCGAGGTACAAATGCTGCCTGAAGATGaacaaaaaaaaaaagaagaTTCTCAGCTTCCTTGGCATATATATTTGTTGAAGTATAAACTGAGTTATTCCTTCAGTTCTATCAATTGTCCTGTTTTGCATTTCCATGTAGGGTGGTGATAAAGAATTCTTCAAGTTTAAGGTTGGATCAGGACAGGTGATTTACTAATTACACAAGTACTACTCACATACGCCTCTGGTTTCCTAATAGTACCATTTTTGGGATCTCCAAACTACAACTTTGACAAATAATTTCTATAATAATATATTTGTAAATACCACAAAATTATATATTGGGAAATTTTGTATGTATCCAATCTAAACACTTCAAAATATATTTTCAGTCACTATTTTGAAATTAACTTTGTCTACGAGCAAAACAACAGCTTCTCTAGAACTCGGGTGATAGTTCGCTTACACTTAATTACATTTAGAGGTTTCGTTCCATTGTGTATTCTGAAGCTATTATTTGTTACTTGCTGACAAGTAGCATTCTTAATAACATCAATTAGGTAATACCAGCCTTTGAGGAGGCTATGACAGGCATGCGTCCCGGTGGAGTTAGAAGGTCAGTCCCACATTTCCGTAACCACAGTTTCTAAATGTTTTAACACAACTTTTAACCGTATTACTGATGCCCACACCCTTCAGGATAATAGTACCACCGGATATTGGATACCCAAATAATGACTTGAACAAGTTAGGCCCAAAACCGACAACATTTTCGGTAATATATTTCCCTGAATTTAGAAGTTTTTCTATATTTTTGATGATTATATAACAAAAGCACCATATTTTTCTTACAGGGACAAAGAGCTCTAGATTTCGTTCTAAGGAATCAAGGACTAATAGATAAAACCCTCCTGTTTGACATTGAGCTTATCAGAATAATTCCGAGTCAATAGTATACGAGGTTCCTCCCTTTCCCCAAAGTGAATCTTACTTGTCATTTTGTCTTGTTCAACTGAATAAAATGTTAGGAACTTGGGGCCTTGGGCTATTGCAGGGTAATTTCGATGACCATTGGGAGGAAAGAAGCATACTGTTTGAGCATGGAATCAAATCCTTTGATGACCATCCGATATGTAAATGTATAATACTATATACTTGAGTATCAACAAAAAACATTGATATCACGCACCCATTTTATTATTACTGAGAAATACTAAGAAGAATTTTAAAGTGCAACCAGATAGATCCTATATATTCTTGAACTAGACAACTTTTTCACACACTCCCTAGATTGGGTTATTAGATAAATACTTACAGCACACAACTTACACCACACGAAAAATTATGTAATATTCCAAAAAGGATGCAGCATTTCCTGCCTTTTTTTGTACACTACCTAGATTAATGTTAAAGCCTATATCTTAGGGATTGAGAGGAAACCACATATCCATAATACACTCAAGAGAGAACATGTGCAACCAACAGCATATGCTTCAATAGTTTTGCTCTTAATTTTTCACCATGTCTAGGAGCTGAAAGCCTCAGCCTCAGTGGTCTCGAATTGTGTTTATTTTGAATTATAATTTCATGAATCAAGCATATAGAGTGGATTTTCCCTGATATTGTCTTCAgtgtttatttattttatctacCAAATTAAAGCAGCAACTAGAGAGCAAAACTTATCTCATAGTCATTTGTTCTTCTGTGTTTGATTATGTTTTATCTTATTCCCCTCGTGTGTGTGTATGTCTTACGCTCGAATCAGAAGATACATTTTTCCAAAATTTGTGTGCGAAATAATGCTGTTTCATGGAACGTTGTTGCAGAATTTCTGTGTTCGAACCAAATCATTTAACTCTGTCAACGGGAGGACTGGATTTCTAGATATCAAATTTCGCCCGCAACCAACATTTGATCCTTTGTGCTGAATTTTTAGTTTTCCCACTTTAAATTTTCTTCTAGATAGAATGCATGATAGATGGGTGATATTAGGTTTGGCCTTCTCTAGCTTTAATGATTTTGATTTGGAGCTTCCAAACCTTGTGTCATTTGATCTAAGGTCGTTTTCATTCTAGGTCACTCTTTGTGCCAACCTGTGAAGTTTTTGCTTGTTGTGTTTATACTCAGTCACACATTTGTTCATGTTTGGGCCCCTCACTCACTAAATTTCTATGAATGCGATTTTTAGTAACTCCTTGTATTGATTTCGCTTTAGAACATTACATTCGTCAATGAACAGAAAACACTACAATACCATGATGCACATGTGTACCCAAGATAGCATTAGCCTGGCGTGTTTGTCGCACCCCATGACTCGTGCACATTACAATTCTTATTTGAATCTGTGGTCTAAACAACATATATCATATACCTAGATATATACCACTATTTTTGTGGCGCCTGCACAACTAGCTATATTTGTATTGTAAGAACATGGCTTTCTTTTGACACTGAATACCATGGAAGCACACAAAAGACTTGGTGGGGTTAGGAAGCACCAGGAAACTTCGCAGTGTGGCTTGAGTTCTCATGGGTAGGGGGCATTTGATTTATTGTTTGTATTCTCTTGAGATGGGCGACCACAGTTTTGACCTTCCCTGGCTTAAATATTTGTGTTATAGCTTTGGAACCTTTTTCACTTGGTCCACATACTCATAAGTAGGTGATCCTTTTGCCTGAATGGTGAAGTTGTTAATTGTTTTCTTAATTTTATGCTAATTCACACATTTGTTCACACTTGATTTCACGCTTTCAATTTTAATACATGTGTTTTTATACACATAGCAAATAACTTTCCAGGAACTCCTCCTACTGACTCACTGAGAGCTACACCACTGAACACAAGCACAACACTCCAGTACCATAATGACCATGTGCTACTCAAGATACATCAGCCTGTCCTATTTATGAGTCAAGCACATTGCTCTTCTAATTTAAAGGCGTAGCCTACATTGTATGTTGCATATCAATATATATGCCACACTTTTTTCAATGGTGCTAGCGCAATACTCTATGCTTGTTACTCCTACAAGATGAACAAGGCCTTGGTATTCTATCGAAGCATATATGGGGTTGGGAAGCATCAGGAAAAGTCACAGCACATCGGCTATTTTTATTGAGAGAATTCCTTATTTGGCCCTTTGTTAAAATCCCCTTATTTGTTTGTTTGTTGCCCAGAAAAACCCTTTGATTGGTGCATGCCTCTACGAGAGTTCATTATAGTTGAATCATGTCATGATTCAAGATTAGGCTGGTATAGCGTGTCACTAGAGCAAGTTATTGATGTTCACGAATATAAGATGGTAATGGTGGGTTGTGTGAAATCCGACGAGAAGGTCAAGCTCAGTGTGTTATGGGACAATGACCAGTTTTGCTGATTTCCTACACGAGACTGATAGACTAGTGGTATGTCTTGTATGTAGCATGCTAGATGTCACACTATGAGATGGTAATCCCATTCATCAAGTCGTGAATCTACTGTGAGTCAAGATCAGATAGCTGTGAGGCGACCATGTTGGCGAGGACAACGGCGGGAATGCTTGACGACGTTTGGGAGCGAGCATACTGCTAGGGCAATCTAAAACAATTGGATACAAAACATGCGTGATTTTCAAGCTATCATTTCTAACCATACAAGGACTGCTATGCTAAGCACTTCCTATCTAATTTACAAGACACGTCATATCTTATACGTTCATGAAAGCTTGATCGATGCTTCTCTAACTTCTCCCTCCTAATAGTCGGTCATGGCTACTCTTGCCGTGCCAACGGCGGCCGCACTTCAGATCGACTACAATGCCACTGCCATCACGTTGCTGTATATGCCCATCCTCTAGCACATCTAGCCACCGACATCAGTTTCCACCCTCCCTATCGATGGATTAGTGAAGCACACAAATTCCTAAAAGTTGCTTCCTATGTCAGTGTATATCTAAAGACAAGTAGGGTAGGTTGTGGTCAGCGGATGGggatattgttttgcatgttttcCTCATACCGTGAACCAAAAGTTATACAAACGAGGCATGGTGAACTGGAATTCAGTTTCCTCCAAAATCTCACGTGTGATAGCTAGCTAAACTAGTGATGGCGTTTGATATCACGAAATCAATGGAGCTGTGAAGGTGATATCTTGGAGGAATATATAgtgttactattcatcacccagggtgcagaataaattattcttcacccgaggtaatcttacgatcatttcataattaaattacgtttggaattcaaatagttaTATTCTTATTGgttcactacgtaaaatttggcatatatatatatatatatatatatatatatatatatatatatatatatatagagagagagagagagagagagagagagagagctttcTCCTTTTCATGCAACTAGTTCTCTTTGAATCAACTCTCACTCTATATGTGTGAGCCCATGAAAAGCATATTGTTAGAAGGGATGGGGGGATTGGTGGAATAGTtggttgtattgcttgagcctcgtgggcatatatataggagtacaatgaCCAACTTGGAGTAAAAGACAAGGCAGAAACAAATCATAGTATATCTCGTCTTTACTAATAATCAATATACTAAACATCaccccgcagtcacaacggtagcgacgcaaacggtgagactggagaagaatccaaAGGCAAGCCGGCGGACACCCCCCTCCCCACACACACAGTCATAATGGTCGATGCATCGCGGaagtcgtggctggagtggaaaccaacgaggttgctcaagcaaggcggtagccctttgtgccagTGTCGAGGTAGCCGAGAGCGTGGGTGGTGTAGCCGTGGTTGAGGTAGCCATGTGAAGAACGCcatggtcgatgtcgagtcggggtagccGGTGTCAAGGAAGTCCTCGTGGAGCCGTGGGCACAAGGAGGCACCAAGTTTGTCATGGGCGCAGCGGTGTCGAAGTAGTGGTGCGCCGGAAAGAAGACGATGTTGACGAGGCGTCGCACCGGGTTTGCCAAACCCGGGGACACGTCATAGATGAAGGCACacgtcggtgttgccagcaccgggcatgcgtagatggacgaagacgaagttgatGAAGCGTTgcaccaggcttgccaggcccggggacacgtcgtggacgaaggcacgcatcggtgttgccagcaccgggcatgcgtagacgagggacctgcacgagctgtacgccatgtcgaGGAGTCGGAGGGCCAGCAGAGAAGAAGACTCGACGATGGTTGTGGCGCCAATCGGCATGGGGGCCGATGTCACCAACGGTGGTCGGAGTAGACAAAGTGGTTGGGGTAGATGACGACGACATTGGCAACGGGCTGGTGCTGGACGAAGACGAAGGAGGTGGACGGACGACGGCGGCTACGGTGGTAGCGGCGGCAGCCGAAGAagagcggcggtggcggcggctaggttaggagcgtgACGGCGATGCTGGAAATAGGCGAGGAACCCGACAGCGTAacgaagaccggcgcggacggtggCATTCCTACGCCAAGGGAGGCGGCGCGGTGCATACCACGGGAAGTCGACGCGCGGGGACATCGGTGGACCGCGGGCTGCGGCGCCACGGCCCGAAGGAGCGACGCGACAGCAGCAGGCGGGTCGAGGCGTgacaacccacaagtataggggatcgcaacagttttcgagggtagggtattcaacccaaatttattgattcgacacaaggggagccaaataatattctcaagtattagcagttcagttgtcaattcaaccacacctggataacttaatatctgcagcaaagtatttagtagcaaagtagtatgatagtaacgataacagtggcaaaggtaatagtagcagtattgtagtgattgtaacagtagcagcggtaaagtaactaagcgaagaacaatatgtggaaagctcgtaggcattggatcggtgatggagaattatgccggatgcggttcatcatgtaacagtcataacatagggtgacacagaaccagctccaattcatcaatgtaatgtaggcatgtattccgaatatagtcatacgtgcttatggaaaagaacttgcatgacatcttttgtcctaccctcccatggcagcggggtcctagcgaaaactaagggatattaaggcctcattttaatagagtaccggaccaaagcattaacccatagtgaatacatggactcctcaaactacggtcatcaccgggagtggtcccgattattgtcacttcggagttgccggatcataacacatagtaggtgactataacttgcaatatcggatcaagaacacaaatatattgatgaaaacataaagggttcaaatctgagttcatggcactcgggccctagtgacaagcattaagcatagcaaagtcatagcaacatcaatctcacaacataatggatactagggatcaaaccctaacaaatctaactcgattacatgataaatctcatccaacccatcaccgtccagcaagcctacgatggaattactcacgcacgacggtgagcatcatgaaattggtgatggaggatggttgatgatgatgatggcgacggattcccctctccggagccccgaacggactccagatcagccctcccgagagagtttagggcttggcggcggctccgtatcgtaaaacgcgatgaatccttctctctgatttttttctccccgaatacgaatatatggagttggagttgaggtcggtggagcaccagggggcccatgaggcaggggggcgcgcccaggggggcaggcgcgtcccccaccctcgtggacaaggtgcgccccccctggccttgactcttttgccagtattttttatattttccaaaaataatatccgttgattttcaggtcattccgagaacttttatttgtgcacaaaaataacaccatggcaattctgctgaaaacagcgtcagtccgggttagttccattcaaatcatgcaagttagagtccaaaagaagggcaaaagtgtttggaaaagtagatacgacggagatgtatcaactcccccaagcttaaacctttgcttgtcctcaagcaatgcagttgataaactgaaagtgataaagaaaaacttttacaaactctgtttgctcttgttgttgtaaagccactacaagaaatatgtcaactagtgaccttctgtcagtgaccctggaagaattggtcatagatctatgaccatttcagaacaattggtcaaaagctgttcggggggctccaaaccctaaactataatgaccattttggtcagaaaggtcgtaatttccttacacgaaatggtcataaagcagatagcactggtccactgccttatttctagctgatcaggaccaatatagatggtcataacgttgtaaattgtggtgggttgctatgactaggcgccacctcatcagttttgcctatgtgtcatgtccatgtggcaaTTTTTGCCCCAGGTTGTGAAACAAcatatatttctgtcattcccaaaattcccaaaaaaatgtcataaattctttgggtcatatcttcgtcaaatatgtaaaaaaaaccttccttgcctagttcagaaataattcaacaatattcattttcctattctgttgagaacaacactttgtgaaggaagtaccactttggcatgtccaaatagtatccattttctaaggtgctttcctatgcccaaataaccatcctccaccaaatgccagctcaatccattcattattttgagcccagcttcaacattcgtatttatgtccagtgtggtactttgcaaagcaagtaccacctaggctcctccttttgaggtgaaaatttgtgaagacggtcatcttagtaactgatcatcctcagccaaaactcacgcccattagccatgtacatttcccgtaccgctaatcaaacacttggctgctaattcatgtttgagcattgatcggtctcctcgtgagaatattatgttgtaattttcttcctagcacctacctggggagtgcccaacccactagacatgcctaggccgcccagaacacatggcaacgccacggtcacgcggtgaccacgcggcgggcatgcgagtttacgcgctctagagttggggccctcggccaccgcccaaacctcgacatatcgccaccaaaccatgtatttatgattaaataggtacttatgtaactagaaatgatttttggaaaaaataaatagcaaactatgaggcagctgcagttcaaatttgacccgcttcgaACTGAaccggcggaaatttgtctttttcacgagaggtggatcaaaactttttacacccaaccattttttCAATTATGCATAAATATttcctagtattttataaaattgatttggtccaattttgctacaattatttgggaggtcatTCACAAAAAAACccccttttgggcactcgaaaaatggaaaatggttttttcatccaaagaaaatgaaaacttcctttggcaacattgtttgccattccaatatgcacccttgtgcacaatatgagatcatttgaacaaactatgccatgaatgtggccataaggttgatcatttggcttgaaagccactACAAGAGATTAGGCCTACTGTGACGAGCCAACAAATGTCATCGAACATCTAATAACGTCACAAATTACACCTGAGTGACGTTGTATGGGCGTCACAAGCATCGTCACGGAATCCCCGTCACAGATTACTCCTGGTGACGGCGCGCGCAAAACAATGTCACTTAAAATGGGACCTTCGGTGACGTTTTCCAGAACGTCAACAACTTGCTATTTCCATGACGATGGATTAATGTCACAAGTTAGGAGCAAAGATGCCATATTGTACAATATTTAATGATGGAGCAACGTCACTGACTTGATGCCACGTCAACACCCGCACAGATTACCCCACTACTAGCATCACTACTTTCATTATTGATGAAGATGACATCATCAAAATATGTTTACTATATTTTGAATAATTTGCAATGAATTATGAGTTCTACTATATTGCAAATGCATATCAAAGTATCTAATTCACATCACATCACATCACATTATATAAATAAGTCATGAGCCAAATCACATTATAAATTAAAACGGGAGACAAATCATATTATATATTCAATCTCTTAGCCAAATCATCCTCTAAATAGAAATGACAATAATAAATAACACTGACTCAAGTTTGACACGACAATAGACAAGACGACGGATTCTTGCTGAGTTGCTCGAGCCCTTAAGAGAAAAACCAATATCATGTTGCTTCTTTTCCCAGGCTTCATTCTTCTCTTGTTGGCTCTTCTTCACAGCTTCCAATTCTTCTTGATGCTTCCTTTGAATCTCTTCAAATGATGTCATGTGCTTCAAGTCTCACAGCTAACTCCCCCGATGCCTATCAATTGAGGAAACACAACATCGTGTTGCATCTTAATGAGATGAAACATAAGATAAAAACATATAAGAGTACTACTAAAAAGCAGGAAAATCCATCTCTGCGCCCGAGCTCATCTGAACCCGTGCTgacaaaaaaatcaaaacaaatactagaaagaTTCAAAAAATTCCATTTTTTTTTGTGCGGTGGAAAATTTTATGCGTGAGACCCGCTCCAAATTTCAAgtcatttggacatctgagcagCTCTCAGTAAAAAAGAAAAACTGAGGGTCTGTAAAAAATGTACTGTTTTGgcccgatttgtcttttttgctgagagcttcTCAGATGCCAGAAGTACTTGAAATTTTGAGCGGGCCTCACGCGTCAAATTTTCTACCACACACAAAAAttggatttttttgattttttttattattACGAATATTTTTCTaaccgggtgcagatgagcctgggcaTCGAAACGCCCTACTCTAAAAAGCATACAATCTATAAAATTATGAATCTGAGTACATTATTAACTAGATTTGCGGGTATGCGGATGGCCAATAAAACGGTATATTAGTTTGGCAAAACAAGAAGACACAAACTTGTATAAAATGTTGTTAGTCAAAATAATTTACATGGACCACTGCTGCACTTTTAAGTAGCATGTGAATGACTGGTGAGTCCACTAGGGCGGCATATGACAATGAATTGTAGTAATCTACTGAACATATTTCGTAATTAGTTGCATAAGTATAGTTGTTTGACGTTTTGGTTACTACAAAAGTTTATATCGGCACATCACTAAAAGAACATATCAGTAATGTACTAAAAAACCGTAGACCAAAATACCAAAATGTTTCTTTAGTAAGGAGTGACATCCATTCATCCGTTCGAATAATGCAATATCTAGAGGTCATCACCTAACCACTACAGGCCACCTTGACTGTGTGTTTTCTCATTCTGAAATGATTCGGACATGCTATGAATTTGGCCGCTCATCATCTCATGTATAACTAAGTGCCATAAGCAACTAGTAGCAGTATTGTCTACACTATTTTAGTCAGTTGTGTGCTTACTCACCTTCCCCAGCAACTACAGCTAATTGTGTACTTGCACTGCAGTTGTACGATGCTTCCTCAATCTAAATATAACAATAAAAATGCAAGTTATGCACAAACGAAGGGCACGGTGAGATTAAATGTTAGGCATACACAACCACGTAAGGAATTGTCAAGTACTGGACTGTATGAAAACATAAAGTGGAGAAGCAACAAGCAAGTAGTAAAAAGATTAAGCTTCAAACTTTACCAACACAGCAAGGTCGATAAGATTATCTTGATATTGCAAACCCAGTCCTGCTACCTACAGTGAGCAGTCGATTAATGCGCCTGCGTTATAGGGAAAAAAACAGAAGAGAAGCAATATACTGACAAGTGTTCACATGGAGAAAAAACATTACAGAATAACATAATCATTTTCTCTTTCACCGAGCAGTATTAATTAGCATCTGAATGGACCTTTTAGTATATATATTTTTCAGCATCTAGCAACTACGGTATGTCCCATGATACAAGCCCTCGACATATCTTTACCTTGTTAAATGTTATCACAGAATGTTGACTTCTTGTGCATAGTTACTGATAAAAGGCTATTCCTAATACAGCTTCACTGTTAATACTCTGAACGTAGAGTCTAGTCACATATTAGATGTTCTTGAGCATGCTGTAGATTGCATAATCTTGCAGCTTAAAGGGGAAACTTGAGTTGAAATCATTCATTGTAGAAATTTCGAGAGAGCCAACAACATATAAGTACAAACCATACCTTAGATAAGAACAAAGTACATTGATCTTACTCCTGATCTAGATGAACTGCAACTAGGAAAAGGAGATTTCAAATAGGTGGTTAGAAGAATCAAATTCCAGATCACAAATCTTACATCCGAAAATTATGGAAGAAAAAGGAAGCAGCAAAATATTACCCTCGAGTAGTTGGAAGGGGAACATATCTAATGGTGCTGTAGCCGAGTTCCTTGTAGAGTTTCCGACCCATCCCCTAGCCTATCTGCATCATCGACTTGCCTCTCCCAAACCTGGTgtctcccgccgccgccgtcttcttGGTCGCTGGACAAAACCAATCTTCTAAATCACCGTATACATCTCAAGTAGTGGGTGATGGAAGGGTGGTGAGGCAGCGTCCAGAtcttcactagtagaaaagagggctttggttcaggcccggtcagcccattagtcccggttcagtccagaaccgggacccatgggggcactggtcccggttcgtgaggccaggggcctgccgggcctcgtgagggcattggtcccggttcgtctagctcctttggtcccggttggtgggacgaaccgggaccaatgggcctcgctcctggcccaccaccattggtcccggttggtggcttgaaccgggaccacatgctgccctttagtcccggttcatgccacgaaccgggaccaatggggagcctatatatacccctcgcccgtgagcagagcactccagtgctctgtttttctctggccggcgaggggagggctttgtggtgctctacctcacctcctatgcacatgaggtgttcgatgaaatgcccgagccacactagttaagctttctcgtctcgaagctcgacctcaaagctccattttcctcgagatttgtctaggtttagcggcccgtcacgtcccattcccgtcttcatcGCCGTCGAttgcccgcgccgatctcgtcaccggcaccaccgtggtgagcctcttgttcttatcttctttctaaaagaaaaaaaattcttactttagatagatacttgtctaattttcttactattttattgcttgttattatatagtgcgatggttttggtatccgcccccgtcgaccctcgtcctgtctatgattcggatgtggtatatattatctttataactattggttcatttattgtttatgaaaattatgccgaccaacgtgacatagattttatttatctaggaggtatgtgaaccggaaattccaaccgaccctattgtctagaggttaaatttagttgaagaagaaaacaatttcttgaaggaaaaaataaaaaaaattgaggaggagaagatgatattggaattgcatgttgcggatgtcgtcgatgatcacaagatcaagatggatgcaatgcgcttgaagattagaaagattagaaaatatgccattcgtaccgaggc contains:
- the LOC109781547 gene encoding peptidyl-prolyl cis-trans isomerase FKBP19, chloroplastic isoform X1 translates to MSSPACRPGLPAPRRQATLLPRPAAPLSASKRAVHRTRPAHSTFEFSSSPGRRRRARVISSCHGGMVERRRLLLIPAISLTIGSLQYSLEKGAAKAEFTDMPALRGKDYGKTKMSYPDYTETESGLQYKDLRVGEGPSPKKGETVVIDWDGYTIGYYGRIFEARNKTKGGSFEGGDKEFFKFKVGSGQVIPAFEEAMTGMRPGGVRRIIVPPDIGYPNNDLNKLGPKPTTFSGQRALDFVLRNQGLIDKTLLFDIELIRIIPSQ
- the LOC109781547 gene encoding peptidyl-prolyl cis-trans isomerase FKBP19, chloroplastic isoform X2, encoding MSSPACRPGLPAPRRQATLLPRPAAPLSASKRAVHRTRPAHSTFEFSSSPGRRRRARVISSCHGGMVERRRLLLIPAISLTIGSLQYSLEKGAAKAEFTDMPALRGKDYGKTKMSYPDYTETESGLQYKDLRVGEGPSPKKGETVVIDWDGYTIGYYGRIFEARNKTKGGSFEVIPAFEEAMTGMRPGGVRRIIVPPDIGYPNNDLNKLGPKPTTFSGQRALDFVLRNQGLIDKTLLFDIELIRIIPSQ